In the genome of Methanophagales archaeon, the window GTTCCTGGCTTTTAGCTTTTAGCTTTCAGTTTTCAGAATTTTATAATACTAATTTCGCAATAGCGAAATAGCAATAGAGATGGTGATTGTGCGTAAGAGTGTGAAGAAGAGGGAGGGTGAAAGTGAAGAGGGGAAGATACTGCAGGTGGCATTGGATGTGCTTGAGCTGGATAGGGCGATAGAGATAGGTAAAGAGAGTTTGGAAGGCGGTGCCGACTGGCTGGAGGTGGGTACGCCACTGATAAAGAGTGAAGGTATGCATGCAGTGAGAGTACTGCACTCGACTTTTCCGGATGTACCGATAGTAGCAGATATGAAGACGATGGATACAGGCGCGATAGAGGTGGAGATGGCGGCAAAATCAGGCGCTTCGGTCGTCTCTATTCTCGGGCTTGCCGATGATGCTACCATCCGTGAGGGAATAGAATCGGCGCATAAGTACGGGATTGCTATCATGGTGGATATAATGAACACAATAGACCCGGTGAAGCGTGCGAAGGAGATATCGGAGATGGGTGCTGATTATATCTGTGTCCATGTGGGGATAGACCAGCAGATGCGTGGGTTAGACGTGCTGAGCTTATTAGAGAAAGTTAGTAATTCGGTGGATATCTCTCTGGCTGCTGCTGGTGGTATGGATGCAGTAACGGCGTCTAAGGCTGTGAGTCTCGGCGCTGATATAATAATCGTGGGTGGTAACATAACGAGGTCAGCGAATGTGAAAGAATCGACAAAAGTGATAAAAAGGGGCATGATGACAGGGGTCAGAGAAGGTGAGCGAAGGAGAGGAACAGGAACAGGAGGGAGAATGGATGACGAGCTCTTTAAACTGTTCATGCAAGTATCCACACCCAATATATCGGATGCAATGCATCGAAAGGGTGTA includes:
- a CDS encoding orotidine 5'-phosphate decarboxylase, whose amino-acid sequence is MVIVRKSVKKREGESEEGKILQVALDVLELDRAIEIGKESLEGGADWLEVGTPLIKSEGMHAVRVLHSTFPDVPIVADMKTMDTGAIEVEMAAKSGASVVSILGLADDATIREGIESAHKYGIAIMVDIMNTIDPVKRAKEISEMGADYICVHVGIDQQMRGLDVLSLLEKVSNSVDISLAAAGGMDAVTASKAVSLGADIIIVGGNITRSANVKESTKVIKRGMMTGVREGERRRGTGTGGRMDDELFKLFMQVSTPNISDAMHRKGVLQGIRPLFEGVKLVGKAVTVQTYEGDWAKPVEATDVAGPGDVIVVYGGSKEVALWGELASWSCKQKGIAGIVIDGGVRDVEEIRRIKFPVFARYVAPNAGEPKGFGELNAEIKCGGEYVRPGDWIIGDDNGVVVVPKERAYEIARRAKEVWKNEERIREEIKRGKTLSQVLDLYKWEKKQ